A DNA window from Salvelinus fontinalis isolate EN_2023a chromosome 28, ASM2944872v1, whole genome shotgun sequence contains the following coding sequences:
- the LOC129826297 gene encoding uncharacterized protein LOC129826297 isoform X2, with protein sequence MPSSLSSPRPPVPLTEKLIEGLKSPETSLLLPDLLPLADPFSSSAEGNSNVKAEMCVDSLIPGLDTVSASLPDPLAGEESLLGCSLLSHTSTPGDQTVCAPPSSCSSAPPGSASCLDKLAPVSFGTAQTSADSAYLMLGFQPPEAGEKGTEDEFDPIPVLISKHSNNQELKGESKSHAVLDKGRSKIELPEEGHRADKGCVHSSDEEFEEEDKRKEVQCRRASESDEVVHDCSGSRPLLLDSDEEEEQGSELPLPPSQPRLSHPQLSTPSNQPTPGPHVPCQNNSHQMPQKARRGEVVPDVFSKAPFRVGQEEAGDVFANAPFPRPLVVTQQHPDVFLQAPFVKPKTLHPHPAVLYPVASEPALLSQVAPQPFRPQALAKYSRHFQGPLPQQPVTAQRVLSSVSRQTAVSSVPVGPLHSWTSEVSAVDPFVSAPFHLKAPQEKP encoded by the exons cctcgtccccctgtccctctcacAGAGAAGCTGATTGAGGGACTGAAGTCCCCTGAGACATCTCTGCTGCTCCCTGACCTTTTACCCCTGGCTGACCCCTTCAGCAGCTCTGCAGAGGGCAACAGCAATG TGAAGGCTGAGATGTGTGTGGACTCTCTCATCCCGGGCCTGGATACAGTCTCAGCCAGCCTGCCAG ATCCTCTGGCTGGAGAGGAATCTCTGCTGGGCTGCTCTCTGCTGTCTCACACCTCCACCCCTGGGGATCAAACTGTCTGTGCAccaccctcctcctgctcctctgccCCTCCTGGCTCTGCTTCCTGTCTGGACAAGCTAGCTCCAGTCTCATTTGGCACTGCCCAGACATCTGCTG ACTCTGCTTACCTCATGTTGGGCTTCCAGCCGCCTGAGGCTGGGGAGAAGGGCACTGAGGACGAGTTTGACCCCATCCCTGTGCTCATCTCCAAACACTCCAACAACCAAG AGCTGAAAGGGGAGAGTAAAAGCCACGCTGTGCTAGACAAGGGGAGGTCAAAGATTGAGCTGCCTGAAGAAGGCCACAGAGCAGACAAGGGCTGTGTCCACTCCAGCGATGAGGAATTTGAGGAGGAAGACAAGAGAAAGGAGGTGCAATGCAGGAGGGCCAGTGAGAGTGATGAGGTGGTCCATGACTGCAGTGGTTCCAGACCTTTGCTGCTGgattcagatgaagaggaggagcaggggtcTGAATTACCCCTCCCACCCTCCCAGCCACGCCTATCACACCCACAACTCTCCACTCCCTCCAACCAACCTACCCCAGGCCCACATGTCCCATGCCAGAATAATTCCCACCAGATGCCCCAGAAAGCCAGGAGGGGTGAGGTTGTCCCTGATGTCTTCTCCAAAGCCCCCTTCAGGGTTGGACAGGAAGAGGCAGGCGATGTGTTCGCAAATGCCCCATTCCCACGTCCCCTTGTTGTGACTCAACAGCATCCAGATGTCTTCCTGCAGGCCCCCTTTGTGAAGCCCAAGACCCTGCACCCTCACCCAGCTGTGCTTTACCCTGTGGCCTCTGAACCAGCCCTCTTGAGCCAGGTGGCCCCGCAGCCTTTCCGCCCACAGGCCCTGGCCAAGTACTCCCGACACTTTCAAGGCCCATTGCCTCAGCAGCCTGTGACAGCTCAGAGGGTGTTGTCCAGCGTGAGCAGGCAGACTGCTGTGAGCTCAGTACCCGTGGGACCCTTACACTCCTGGACTTCAGAGGTGAGTGCAGTAGACCCCTTTGTCTCTGCGCCCTTTCACCTCAAGGCCCCGCAAGAAAAGCCCTGA
- the LOC129826297 gene encoding uncharacterized protein FLJ45252-like isoform X4: MCVDSLIPGLDTVSASLPDPLAGEESLLGCSLLSHTSTPGDQTVCAPPSSCSSAPPGSASCLDKLAPVSFGTAQTSADSAYLMLGFQPPEAGEKGTEDEFDPIPVLISKHSNNQELKGESKSHAVLDKGRSKIELPEEGHRADKGCVHSSDEEFEEEDKRKEVQCRRASESDEVVHDCSGSRPLLLDSDEEEEQGSELPLPPSQPRLSHPQLSTPSNQPTPGPHVPCQNNSHQMPQKARRGEVVPDVFSKAPFRVGQEEAGDVFANAPFPRPLVVTQQHPDVFLQAPFVKPKTLHPHPAVLYPVASEPALLSQVAPQPFRPQALAKYSRHFQGPLPQQPVTAQRVLSSVSRQTAVSSVPVGPLHSWTSEVSAVDPFVSAPFHLKAPQEKP; encoded by the exons ATGTGTGTGGACTCTCTCATCCCGGGCCTGGATACAGTCTCAGCCAGCCTGCCAG ATCCTCTGGCTGGAGAGGAATCTCTGCTGGGCTGCTCTCTGCTGTCTCACACCTCCACCCCTGGGGATCAAACTGTCTGTGCAccaccctcctcctgctcctctgccCCTCCTGGCTCTGCTTCCTGTCTGGACAAGCTAGCTCCAGTCTCATTTGGCACTGCCCAGACATCTGCTG ACTCTGCTTACCTCATGTTGGGCTTCCAGCCGCCTGAGGCTGGGGAGAAGGGCACTGAGGACGAGTTTGACCCCATCCCTGTGCTCATCTCCAAACACTCCAACAACCAAG AGCTGAAAGGGGAGAGTAAAAGCCACGCTGTGCTAGACAAGGGGAGGTCAAAGATTGAGCTGCCTGAAGAAGGCCACAGAGCAGACAAGGGCTGTGTCCACTCCAGCGATGAGGAATTTGAGGAGGAAGACAAGAGAAAGGAGGTGCAATGCAGGAGGGCCAGTGAGAGTGATGAGGTGGTCCATGACTGCAGTGGTTCCAGACCTTTGCTGCTGgattcagatgaagaggaggagcaggggtcTGAATTACCCCTCCCACCCTCCCAGCCACGCCTATCACACCCACAACTCTCCACTCCCTCCAACCAACCTACCCCAGGCCCACATGTCCCATGCCAGAATAATTCCCACCAGATGCCCCAGAAAGCCAGGAGGGGTGAGGTTGTCCCTGATGTCTTCTCCAAAGCCCCCTTCAGGGTTGGACAGGAAGAGGCAGGCGATGTGTTCGCAAATGCCCCATTCCCACGTCCCCTTGTTGTGACTCAACAGCATCCAGATGTCTTCCTGCAGGCCCCCTTTGTGAAGCCCAAGACCCTGCACCCTCACCCAGCTGTGCTTTACCCTGTGGCCTCTGAACCAGCCCTCTTGAGCCAGGTGGCCCCGCAGCCTTTCCGCCCACAGGCCCTGGCCAAGTACTCCCGACACTTTCAAGGCCCATTGCCTCAGCAGCCTGTGACAGCTCAGAGGGTGTTGTCCAGCGTGAGCAGGCAGACTGCTGTGAGCTCAGTACCCGTGGGACCCTTACACTCCTGGACTTCAGAGGTGAGTGCAGTAGACCCCTTTGTCTCTGCGCCCTTTCACCTCAAGGCCCCGCAAGAAAAGCCCTGA
- the nfu1 gene encoding NFU1 iron-sulfur cluster scaffold homolog, mitochondrial, which produces MATYRQVGRLLGISARISSPLAVRAYQFAGLHWTPHNIGVTRRWSLPPFSVVSARTMFIQTQDTPNPNSLKFLPGRMVLEQGTMDFTAPREAYCSPLARQLFRIDGVKGVFLGPDFITITKTDVDLEWKLIKPDVFAAIMDFFTSGLPVVNEEDTPRADTAPSDDDDEVIAMIKELLDTRIRPTVQEDGGDVLYCGFEDGIVKLKLQGSCTSCPSSMVTLKSGIQNMLQFYVPEVEGVEQVKDEQEEVAQG; this is translated from the exons ATGGCGACTTACAGGCAGGTCGGGAGGTTGTTGGGTATTTCTGCAAGAATTTCAAGTCC GCTTGCTGTGCGTGCATATCAGTTTGCTGGACTGCATTGGACTCCACACAACATTGGTGTTACCAGGAGATGGTCACTGCCACCATTTTCAGTTGTATCTG CAAGGACCATGTTTATTCAGACCCAGGACACTCCCAACCCAAACAGCTTGAAATTTCTGCCTGGTCGCATGGTCCTTGAACAAGGAACGATGGATTTTACTGCACCCCGTGAAGCCTATTGCTCCCCCCTCGCAAG GCAGCTATTTAGAATCGATGGTGTCAAGGGTGTCTTTTTGGGTCCTGACTTCATAACCATAACCAAG ACAGATGTAGATCTGGAATGGAAGTTAATTAAACCTGATGTGTTTGCTGCCATTATGGACTTCTTCACATCTGGACTCCCTGTTGTCAATGAGGAGGACACCCCTCGTGCAGATACAG CACcatcagatgatgatgatgaggtgaTTGCTATGATCAAAGAGCTTCTGGACACCCGAATCAG GCCCACAGTgcaggaggatggtggagatgtcCTGTATTGTGGCTTTGAGGATGGCATTGTAAAGCTGAAGCTGCAGGGCTCCTGCACCAGTTGCCCCAGCTCCATGGTCACTCTGAAGAGTGGCATCCAGAATATGTTGCAGTTCTATGTCCCTGAAGTGGAAGGGGTGGAGCAG GTGAAGGATGAGCAAGAAGAGGTTGCCCAAGGCTGA
- the LOC129826297 gene encoding uncharacterized protein FLJ45252 homolog isoform X3, which translates to MPSSLSSPRPPVPLTEKLIEGLKSPETSLLLPDLLPLADPFSSSAEGNSNAVKAEMCVDSLIPGLDTVSASLPDPLAGEESLLGCSLLSHTSTPGDQTVCAPPSSCSSAPPGSASCLDKLAPVSFGTAQTSAELKGESKSHAVLDKGRSKIELPEEGHRADKGCVHSSDEEFEEEDKRKEVQCRRASESDEVVHDCSGSRPLLLDSDEEEEQGSELPLPPSQPRLSHPQLSTPSNQPTPGPHVPCQNNSHQMPQKARRGEVVPDVFSKAPFRVGQEEAGDVFANAPFPRPLVVTQQHPDVFLQAPFVKPKTLHPHPAVLYPVASEPALLSQVAPQPFRPQALAKYSRHFQGPLPQQPVTAQRVLSSVSRQTAVSSVPVGPLHSWTSEVSAVDPFVSAPFHLKAPQEKP; encoded by the exons cctcgtccccctgtccctctcacAGAGAAGCTGATTGAGGGACTGAAGTCCCCTGAGACATCTCTGCTGCTCCCTGACCTTTTACCCCTGGCTGACCCCTTCAGCAGCTCTGCAGAGGGCAACAGCAATG CAGTGAAGGCTGAGATGTGTGTGGACTCTCTCATCCCGGGCCTGGATACAGTCTCAGCCAGCCTGCCAG ATCCTCTGGCTGGAGAGGAATCTCTGCTGGGCTGCTCTCTGCTGTCTCACACCTCCACCCCTGGGGATCAAACTGTCTGTGCAccaccctcctcctgctcctctgccCCTCCTGGCTCTGCTTCCTGTCTGGACAAGCTAGCTCCAGTCTCATTTGGCACTGCCCAGACATCTGCTG AGCTGAAAGGGGAGAGTAAAAGCCACGCTGTGCTAGACAAGGGGAGGTCAAAGATTGAGCTGCCTGAAGAAGGCCACAGAGCAGACAAGGGCTGTGTCCACTCCAGCGATGAGGAATTTGAGGAGGAAGACAAGAGAAAGGAGGTGCAATGCAGGAGGGCCAGTGAGAGTGATGAGGTGGTCCATGACTGCAGTGGTTCCAGACCTTTGCTGCTGgattcagatgaagaggaggagcaggggtcTGAATTACCCCTCCCACCCTCCCAGCCACGCCTATCACACCCACAACTCTCCACTCCCTCCAACCAACCTACCCCAGGCCCACATGTCCCATGCCAGAATAATTCCCACCAGATGCCCCAGAAAGCCAGGAGGGGTGAGGTTGTCCCTGATGTCTTCTCCAAAGCCCCCTTCAGGGTTGGACAGGAAGAGGCAGGCGATGTGTTCGCAAATGCCCCATTCCCACGTCCCCTTGTTGTGACTCAACAGCATCCAGATGTCTTCCTGCAGGCCCCCTTTGTGAAGCCCAAGACCCTGCACCCTCACCCAGCTGTGCTTTACCCTGTGGCCTCTGAACCAGCCCTCTTGAGCCAGGTGGCCCCGCAGCCTTTCCGCCCACAGGCCCTGGCCAAGTACTCCCGACACTTTCAAGGCCCATTGCCTCAGCAGCCTGTGACAGCTCAGAGGGTGTTGTCCAGCGTGAGCAGGCAGACTGCTGTGAGCTCAGTACCCGTGGGACCCTTACACTCCTGGACTTCAGAGGTGAGTGCAGTAGACCCCTTTGTCTCTGCGCCCTTTCACCTCAAGGCCCCGCAAGAAAAGCCCTGA
- the LOC129826297 gene encoding uncharacterized protein LOC129826297 isoform X1, with amino-acid sequence MPSSLSSPRPPVPLTEKLIEGLKSPETSLLLPDLLPLADPFSSSAEGNSNAVKAEMCVDSLIPGLDTVSASLPDPLAGEESLLGCSLLSHTSTPGDQTVCAPPSSCSSAPPGSASCLDKLAPVSFGTAQTSADSAYLMLGFQPPEAGEKGTEDEFDPIPVLISKHSNNQELKGESKSHAVLDKGRSKIELPEEGHRADKGCVHSSDEEFEEEDKRKEVQCRRASESDEVVHDCSGSRPLLLDSDEEEEQGSELPLPPSQPRLSHPQLSTPSNQPTPGPHVPCQNNSHQMPQKARRGEVVPDVFSKAPFRVGQEEAGDVFANAPFPRPLVVTQQHPDVFLQAPFVKPKTLHPHPAVLYPVASEPALLSQVAPQPFRPQALAKYSRHFQGPLPQQPVTAQRVLSSVSRQTAVSSVPVGPLHSWTSEVSAVDPFVSAPFHLKAPQEKP; translated from the exons cctcgtccccctgtccctctcacAGAGAAGCTGATTGAGGGACTGAAGTCCCCTGAGACATCTCTGCTGCTCCCTGACCTTTTACCCCTGGCTGACCCCTTCAGCAGCTCTGCAGAGGGCAACAGCAATG CAGTGAAGGCTGAGATGTGTGTGGACTCTCTCATCCCGGGCCTGGATACAGTCTCAGCCAGCCTGCCAG ATCCTCTGGCTGGAGAGGAATCTCTGCTGGGCTGCTCTCTGCTGTCTCACACCTCCACCCCTGGGGATCAAACTGTCTGTGCAccaccctcctcctgctcctctgccCCTCCTGGCTCTGCTTCCTGTCTGGACAAGCTAGCTCCAGTCTCATTTGGCACTGCCCAGACATCTGCTG ACTCTGCTTACCTCATGTTGGGCTTCCAGCCGCCTGAGGCTGGGGAGAAGGGCACTGAGGACGAGTTTGACCCCATCCCTGTGCTCATCTCCAAACACTCCAACAACCAAG AGCTGAAAGGGGAGAGTAAAAGCCACGCTGTGCTAGACAAGGGGAGGTCAAAGATTGAGCTGCCTGAAGAAGGCCACAGAGCAGACAAGGGCTGTGTCCACTCCAGCGATGAGGAATTTGAGGAGGAAGACAAGAGAAAGGAGGTGCAATGCAGGAGGGCCAGTGAGAGTGATGAGGTGGTCCATGACTGCAGTGGTTCCAGACCTTTGCTGCTGgattcagatgaagaggaggagcaggggtcTGAATTACCCCTCCCACCCTCCCAGCCACGCCTATCACACCCACAACTCTCCACTCCCTCCAACCAACCTACCCCAGGCCCACATGTCCCATGCCAGAATAATTCCCACCAGATGCCCCAGAAAGCCAGGAGGGGTGAGGTTGTCCCTGATGTCTTCTCCAAAGCCCCCTTCAGGGTTGGACAGGAAGAGGCAGGCGATGTGTTCGCAAATGCCCCATTCCCACGTCCCCTTGTTGTGACTCAACAGCATCCAGATGTCTTCCTGCAGGCCCCCTTTGTGAAGCCCAAGACCCTGCACCCTCACCCAGCTGTGCTTTACCCTGTGGCCTCTGAACCAGCCCTCTTGAGCCAGGTGGCCCCGCAGCCTTTCCGCCCACAGGCCCTGGCCAAGTACTCCCGACACTTTCAAGGCCCATTGCCTCAGCAGCCTGTGACAGCTCAGAGGGTGTTGTCCAGCGTGAGCAGGCAGACTGCTGTGAGCTCAGTACCCGTGGGACCCTTACACTCCTGGACTTCAGAGGTGAGTGCAGTAGACCCCTTTGTCTCTGCGCCCTTTCACCTCAAGGCCCCGCAAGAAAAGCCCTGA